The Streptomyces sp. NBC_01353 genome contains a region encoding:
- a CDS encoding NUDIX hydrolase encodes MTERPVVKRTARAVLLDGNDLILIKRTKPGMDPYWLTPGGGVEPSDTTVVEALHREVHEELGAKITDVVPCFVDTVEHIVDGGVSGVKVQHFFVCRLESMDTSLRHGPEIEEPCGEYEIVRVPFSRVGIAAVHLVPLSLRHYLDGNIEGVRAMHAPDLG; translated from the coding sequence ATGACCGAACGTCCTGTGGTCAAGCGCACCGCACGCGCCGTCCTGCTCGATGGAAACGACCTCATCCTCATCAAGCGCACGAAGCCGGGGATGGATCCGTACTGGCTGACGCCGGGCGGCGGGGTCGAGCCCTCGGACACCACCGTCGTCGAGGCCCTGCACCGTGAGGTGCACGAGGAGCTCGGCGCCAAGATCACCGATGTGGTCCCCTGCTTCGTCGACACCGTCGAGCACATCGTCGACGGCGGTGTCTCCGGAGTGAAGGTCCAGCACTTCTTCGTCTGCCGGCTCGAGTCCATGGACACCTCGCTGCGGCACGGCCCCGAGATCGAGGAACCGTGCGGCGAGTACGAGATCGTCCGGGTGCCGTTCAGCCGGGTCGGGATCGCCGCCGTCCATCTCGTACCGCTGTCCCTGCGTCACTACCTGGACGGCAACATCGAGGGCGTCCGCGCGATGCACGCCCCTGACCTGGGCTAG
- a CDS encoding globin domain-containing protein has protein sequence MEEAVHDDGEAPPRIAPGPSPDATLIRRTLAEIAPAADKVTSYFYALLFVRHPELRAMFPAAMDTQRDRLLKALLTAAEHLDNAPVLNEYLRNLGRGHRKYGTQPTHYPAVGEALIGALIRYATLTWNEETEAAWVRTYTTISQIMIDAADENERHAPAWWQAEVVSHDLRTPDIAVITLRPDQPYTFLAGQYTTLETPWWPRVWRHYSFASAPRPDGLLSLHVKAVPAGWVSNALVHHARPGDVLRLGPPAGSMTVDHSTDNGLLCLGGGTGIAPIKALVEDVALHGDRRPVEVFYGARSGHDLYDIDTMMRLQKTYPWLSVRPVTDDQGQLPDAVRQYGPWNEYEAYLSGPPGMIRRGVDTLRGIGIPAERIRHDLLTELAS, from the coding sequence ATGGAAGAGGCCGTGCACGACGACGGCGAAGCACCGCCCCGGATAGCTCCGGGACCGTCCCCCGACGCGACCCTCATTCGCCGCACCCTGGCCGAGATCGCTCCCGCCGCCGACAAGGTGACCTCGTACTTCTACGCGTTGCTCTTCGTCCGCCACCCCGAGCTGCGCGCGATGTTCCCCGCGGCGATGGACACCCAGCGCGACCGCCTCCTCAAGGCGCTGCTGACAGCGGCCGAGCACTTGGACAATGCCCCTGTACTCAACGAGTACCTCCGGAACCTGGGCCGCGGACACCGCAAGTACGGAACCCAGCCCACGCACTACCCGGCCGTCGGCGAGGCCCTGATCGGCGCGTTGATCCGGTACGCCACCCTGACCTGGAACGAGGAGACCGAGGCCGCCTGGGTGCGGACGTACACGACGATCTCGCAGATCATGATCGACGCGGCGGACGAGAACGAGCGGCACGCGCCCGCCTGGTGGCAGGCGGAGGTCGTCTCGCACGATCTACGGACCCCGGACATCGCGGTGATCACGCTGCGGCCCGACCAGCCGTACACCTTCCTCGCAGGCCAGTACACGACGCTGGAGACCCCCTGGTGGCCACGCGTATGGCGGCACTACTCCTTCGCCTCGGCGCCCCGGCCCGACGGACTGCTCTCCCTCCACGTCAAGGCGGTCCCGGCCGGCTGGGTGTCCAACGCTCTGGTGCACCATGCGCGACCCGGCGACGTCCTGCGCCTCGGTCCGCCGGCCGGCTCCATGACGGTCGACCACTCCACGGACAACGGACTGCTGTGCCTGGGCGGCGGCACGGGGATCGCGCCCATCAAGGCGCTGGTCGAGGATGTCGCCCTCCACGGGGACCGGCGCCCCGTGGAGGTGTTCTACGGCGCGCGCAGCGGCCATGACCTGTACGACATCGACACGATGATGCGGCTCCAGAAGACGTACCCCTGGCTGTCGGTGCGGCCGGTCACCGACGACCAGGGCCAGCTGCCGGACGCGGTGCGCCAGTACGGCCCGTGGAACGAGTACGAGGCCTATCTGTCGGGCCCGCCCGGCATGATCCGGCGAGGGGTGGACACCCTGCGGGGGATCGGTATCCCCGCAGAGCGGATCCGCCACGACCTCCTGACGGAACTCGCGTCCTAG
- a CDS encoding HAD-IB family phosphatase, which produces MTTFQGRGRLHLFDLDGTLIRGSAAAVEISRQLGLTEEIAALEQGFLLHGLTPDEFAVQARELWSALTPEQVTAAFEGAPWLAGIREVWADIRAQGGRCAVVSLSPDFFVERLLDWGVDSAHGSQWPPVPFTAPIHRPGILNATAKVSIARRLCAEYGIGIEDCVAYGDSMSDAELFAIVPVTVAVNADHHLAGLSRHAYGGGDLREAYELVRNSAA; this is translated from the coding sequence ATGACGACTTTCCAGGGCCGAGGCAGGCTTCATCTCTTCGATCTCGACGGCACCCTGATCCGAGGGTCGGCCGCGGCCGTGGAGATCTCCCGGCAGTTGGGGCTCACCGAGGAAATCGCCGCCCTGGAGCAGGGATTTCTGCTGCATGGACTGACACCGGACGAGTTCGCCGTCCAGGCCCGCGAGCTCTGGTCCGCCCTCACCCCGGAGCAGGTCACCGCTGCCTTCGAAGGGGCGCCCTGGCTGGCCGGCATCCGTGAGGTCTGGGCGGACATTCGCGCTCAGGGAGGCCGCTGCGCGGTCGTCTCGCTCTCGCCGGACTTCTTCGTCGAGCGCCTTCTCGACTGGGGCGTGGACTCGGCCCACGGTTCGCAATGGCCGCCGGTTCCGTTCACGGCGCCCATCCACCGCCCGGGGATCCTCAACGCCACGGCCAAGGTGAGCATCGCCCGGCGACTCTGCGCGGAGTACGGGATCGGAATCGAGGACTGCGTCGCGTACGGCGACTCGATGTCCGACGCGGAACTCTTCGCCATCGTCCCCGTGACGGTGGCGGTGAACGCGGACCATCATCTGGCCGGACTCTCCCGCCACGCCTACGGGGGAGGCGACCTGCGAGAGGCGTACGAACTGGTCCGAAACAGCGCAGCCTAG
- a CDS encoding DUF2269 domain-containing protein, whose product MKHLKRPARRALLVLHVAVSVAWLGLSVGLLTLGITAWTTGDPTLTEASYRAMKVFADWLLAPVAVGTLVSGLVLSLGTPWGLARHRWVWIKFWITMATAAATVFALRPEIEHAAAAGVPDISLVAAPTVSTTAYLFMTAVSILKPWGLTRKGRRLRAGASSPKAVDGRSVRRTA is encoded by the coding sequence GTGAAACATCTCAAGCGTCCCGCTCGGCGGGCTCTCCTCGTCCTCCATGTCGCCGTCTCCGTGGCCTGGCTCGGGCTCAGCGTGGGACTGCTGACGCTCGGGATCACGGCCTGGACGACCGGCGATCCCACCCTCACCGAGGCCTCGTACCGTGCGATGAAGGTCTTCGCCGACTGGCTCCTGGCTCCGGTCGCCGTGGGGACCCTGGTGAGTGGGCTGGTGCTGTCGCTGGGCACGCCCTGGGGTCTCGCCCGGCATCGCTGGGTCTGGATCAAGTTCTGGATCACCATGGCCACCGCGGCCGCGACCGTCTTCGCCCTGCGCCCGGAGATCGAGCACGCGGCGGCGGCCGGCGTACCGGACATCAGCCTGGTGGCGGCGCCGACGGTGTCGACGACGGCCTATCTCTTCATGACGGCGGTCTCGATCCTGAAGCCGTGGGGGCTGACCCGAAAGGGTCGCCGTCTGCGAGCCGGAGCGAGTTCCCCTAAAGCGGTGGACGGACGATCAGTACGTCGGACAGCCTGA